From a single Nicotiana tomentosiformis chromosome 2, ASM39032v3, whole genome shotgun sequence genomic region:
- the LOC104097349 gene encoding uncharacterized protein: MATKVFEWEIVNDDGFIYKRRKPQQLPVSSSITSASAAPAQPNPAVAELKRKKRFLLRISEKFKKEIEEWEVWEKAVSDLKAKLDIQQQQSSDPQPQPQPQPQPQLQSSSGLSLVDQLLSQAEAQEDVIRNMSNFCDVAEALCTAAEERVKQSVFDLPIWAHSPRGLIKSLGEE, translated from the exons ATGGCTACAAAGGTTTTCGAATGGGAAATCGTAAACGACGATGGCTTTATCTACAAGCGGAGAAAGCCGCAGCAGCTGCCAGTTTCGAGTTCTATCACCTCCGCCTCCGCCGCCCCGGCGCAGCCAAATCCGGCGGTGGCTGAACTGAAAAGGAAGAAACGGTTTCTCTTAAGAATTTCAGAGAAGTTTAAGAAAGAGATTGAAGAGTGGGAGGTCTGGGAGAAAGCAGTGAGCGACTTGAAAGCAAAGTTGGATATCCAACAGCAGCAAAGTAGTGATCCGCAGCCGCAGCCACAGCCACAGCCACAGCCGCAGCTACAGTCATCGTCGGGTTTAAGCTTAGTTGATCAGCTCCTCTCTCAG GCTGAAGCTCAGGAAGATGTAATTCGCAATATGTCAAATTTCTGTGATGTTGCTGAAGCCCTATGCACTGCAGCAGAAGAAAGAGTAAAACAATCTGTTTTTGATCTTCCAATTTGGGCACATTCGCCTCGCGGTCTTATAAAATCATTAGGTGAAGAATAA
- the LOC104097348 gene encoding casein kinase 1-like protein 10: MDHVVGGKFKLGRKIGSGSFGELYLGVNIQNGEEVAIKLESVKTKHPQLHYESKIYMLLQGGTGIPNLKWFGVEGEYNVMVIDLLGPSLEDLFNYCNRKFSLKTVLMLADQLINRVEYMHSRGFLHRDIKPDNFLMGLGRKANQVYAIDFGLAKKYRDLQTHKHIPYRENKNLTGTARYASVNTHLGVEQSRRDDLESLGYVLMYFLRGSLPWQGLKAGTKKQKYDKISEKKMLTPIEVLCKSYPSEFISYFHYCRSLRFEDKPDYSYLKRLFRDLFIREGYQFDYVFDWTILKYPQIGASSRGRNPGGSAGLNAGPSAERPGRTVGQDIRDRFSGAVEAFSRRNASGTGRHGEHSRHKTSEDMTSSKDVQPDSERGRTSRNGSSSKRAAISSSRPSSSGDPTITDSRSSRLVSSNGRVSTTQRIHPGIEPKPSPFSRKGTRDDPLRSFEFLSIRK, encoded by the exons ATGGATCATGTTGTGGGTGGGAAGTTTAAGCTTGGGAGGAAGATTGGTAGTGGGTCATTTGGTGAGCTTTATTTAG GTGTGAACATACAGAATGGAGAAGAAGTTGCCATTAAGCTG GAATCTGTCAAGACGAAGCACCCTCAACTTCATTACGAGTCAAAAATATATATGCTTCTCCAAGGAGGAA CCGGGATTCCCAACCTCAAATGGTTTGGAGTTGAGGGCGAGTACAATGTAATGGTTATTGACCTTCTTGGACCGAGTTTGGAAGACCTCTTCAACTATTGCAATAGGAAGTTCTCTTTGAAAACAGTTTTAATGCTTGCAGATCAACTA ATTAATAGAGTTGAGTATATGCACTCAAGAGGATTTCTTCACCGCGACATAAAGCCAGACAACTTTTTAATGGGCCTAGGTCGCAAAGCAAATCAG GTTTACGCGATCGACTTTGGGCTTGCCAAAAAGTATAGGGACCTACAGACTCACAAGCATATACCATACAG AGAAAACAAGAATCTGACCGGCACAGCTCGTTATGCCAGTGTCAACACACACCTTGGAGTTG AGCAAAGCAGAAGAGATGATTTGGAATCTCTGGGTTATGTGCTTATGTATTTTCTTAGAGGAAG CCTTCCATGGCAAGGACTGAAAGCTGGTACCAAGAAGCAGAAATACGACAAAATCAGTGAGAAGAAGATGTTAACTCCAATAGAG GTGTTATGCAAATCCTATCCATCAGAATTTATATCATACTTCCACTATTGCCGGTCATTACGATTTGAGGATAAACCTGACTATTCATATTTGAAGAGGCTTTTCAGAGACTTGTTTATCCGTGAAG GTTATCAATTTGACTATGTTTTTGATTGGACCATTTTGAAGTATCCTCAGATCGGTGCCAGTTCTAGAGGACGA AATCCAGGTGGAAGTGCCGGACTAAATGCTGGGCCATCTGCTGAAAGACCAGGAAGGACAG TTGGACAAGATATTCGAGACAGGTTTTCTGgtgctgttgaagcattttcgAGAAGGAATGCTTCGGGTACGGGAAGGCATGGGGAACATTCCAGACATAAGACTTCAGAGGATATGACTTCATCTAAAGATGTG CAACCTGATTCGGAAAGAGGCCGTACCTCGAGAAATGGAAGCTCTTCAAAAAGGGCTGCCATTTCTAGCAGCAGACCGAGCTCCTCTGGTGATCCCACCATCACTGATAGTCGCTCGAGCAGACTAGTGTCAAGCAATGGCCGCGTGTCTACCACACAAAGAATTCATCCTGGCATCGAACCAAAACCATCACCATTCTCACGTAAGGGGACACGTGATGACCCTCTTCGGAGCTTTGAGTTCCTTTCGATCAGAAAGTAA
- the LOC104097347 gene encoding uncharacterized protein, protein MDSARGWFQKLSSTKKDPMASGREDGKPVSAEEASNITKQRVAAAKQYIEKHYREQMKNLQERRERRILLEKKLADADVSEEDQNNLLKFLEKKETEYMRLQRHKMGADDFELLTMIGKGAFGEVRICREKTTGQVYAMKKLKKSEMLRRGQVEHVKAERNLLAEVDSDCIVKLYYSFQDDDYLYLVMEYLPGGDMMTLLMRKDILTEDEARFYVAETVLAIESIHKHNYIHRDIKPDNLLLDRYGHLKLSDFGLCKPLDCSTLEEKDFSVGDNANGGSRSDSPPAPKRTQQEQLEHWQKNRRMLAYSTVGTPDYIAPEVLLKKGYGMECDWWSLGAIMYEMLVGYPPFYSDDPMSTCRKIVNWKNHLKFPEEAKLSPEAKDIISRLLCNVTERLGSNGADEIKVHSWFKGIDWDRIYQMEAAFIPEVNDELDTQNFEKFEESESHSQSGSRSGPWRKMLSSKDINFVGYTYKNFKVVNEYQVPGMVELKKTNTKPKKPTIKSLFGDESEASEDN, encoded by the exons ATGGATTCAGCAAGAGGTTGGTTCCAAAAATTGTCGTCAACAAAGAAGGATCCAATGGCTAGTGGAAGAGAAGATGGCAAGCCAGTGTCGGCTGAAGAGGCTTCCAATATAACAAAGCAGAGAGTCGCTGCAGCAAAGCAATACATTGAGAAACATTACAGAGAGCAGATGAAAAATTTGCAGGAGAGAAGGGAGCG TCGAATTTTACTAGAAAAGAAGCTGGCAGATGCCGACGTCTCAGAGGAAGATCAAAATAACCTACTGAAATTCTTAGAAAAGAAGGAAACTGAATACATGCGACTCCAGAGGCATAAAATGGGAGCTGATGATTTTGAGTTATTAACGATGATTGGAAAGGGTGCTTTTGGAGAG GTCAGAATTTGTAGGGAGAAAACAACTGGTCAGGTATATGCAatgaaaaagcttaagaaatCAGAAATGCTTCGTAGAGGACAG GTTGAGCATGTAAAAGCGGAAAGGAATCTTCTCGCGGAAGTTGACAGTGATTGCATCGTCAAACTGTATTATTCTTTCCAAGATGACGACTACCTTTATCTTGTTATGGAATATCTGCCTGGTGGAGATATGATGACACTGCTCATGAGGAAGGATATATTAACAGAAGACGAAGCTAGATTTTATGTTGCCGAGACTGTTTTGGCAATTGAATCTATCCATAAACATAACTACATACATAG AGACATTAAGCCTGATAACCTGCTACTCGATAGATATGGTCATTTAAAACTATCAGATTTTGGATTATGTAAGCCGTTAGACTGTAGTACCCTGGAAGAGAAGGATTTCTCAGTCGGGGATAATGCCAATGGAGGCTCCAGGAGTGATAGCCCTCCTGCTCCCAAACGCACTCAGCAAGAGCAGCTAGAACACTGGCAAAAAAATAGGAGGATGCTT GCCTATTCCACAGTGGGCACACCAGACTATATTGCTCCTGAGGTCCTGCTGAAGAAAGGTTATGGCATGGAATGTGACTG GTGGTCCCTCGGTGCTATTATGTATGAAATGCTTGTCGGTTATCCACCTTTTTATTCTGATGATCCCATGTCAACATGTAGGAAG ATAGTAAACTGGAAAAATCATTTAAAGTTTCCTGAAGAAGCAAAGCTATCTCCAGAAGCGAAAGATATTATAAGCAGACTTCTTTGTAATGTCACCGAGAGACTTGGTTCCAATGGCGCAGATGAAATAAAG GTCCACTCATGGTTTAAAGGGATTGATTGGGATAGAATCTATCAGATGGAAGCTGCCTTCATTCCTGAAGTTAATGATGAGTTGGACACCcaaaattttgagaagtttgaggAG TCTGAATCTCATTCTCAGAGTGGATCGAGATCTGGTCCATGGAGAAAG ATGCTCTCGTCTAAGGACATCAACTTTGTCGGATACACGTACAAAAATTTCAAAGTCGTGAATGAATATCAAGTACCTGGAATGG TTGAACTGAAGAAGACAAATACCAAGCCTAAGAAGCCGACAATCAAATCACTGTTTG GGGACGAGTCAGAAGCATCGGAAGACAACTAA
- the LOC104097350 gene encoding vacuolar protein sorting-associated protein 2 homolog 3: protein MNIFSKKPNAKEALRESRRELTHATRGIEKEISALQSEEKKLVAEIKRTAKTGNETATKVLARQLVRLRQQIANLQGSRAQMRGIATHTQAISAQSSVAAGMKGATKAMTAMNKQMAPAKQAKVMQDFQRQSAQLDMTTEMMSDAIDDAIDNDEAEEETEDLTNQVLDEIGVDVASQLSTAPKGKVAGKRTEESSSSGIDELEKRLAALRNP from the exons ATGAACATCTTTTCCAAGAAACCCAATGCTAAAG AGGCGCTTCGGGAGAGTAGAAGAGAACTAACCCATGCTACCAGAG GTATTGAGAAGGAAATTTCTGCTTTGCAATCAGAG GAAAAGAAACTTGTTGCTGAGATAAAAAGGACTGCTAAAACTGGAAATGAG ACAGCAACAAAAGTACTAGCACGTCAGTTAGTCAGGCTTAGACAGCAAATAGCCAACTTGCAAGGTAGTCGGGCTCAAATGAGAGGTATAGCGACTCACACTCAG GCAATATCTGCCCAATCTTCGGTTGCTGCAGGCATGAAAGGAGCCACTAAAGCTATGACTGCTATGAATAAG CAAATGGCCCCTGCGAAGCAAGCGAAGGTGATGCAAGATTTCCAGCGGCAATCAGCTCAATTGGATATGACG ACTGAAATGATGTCAGACGCCATAGATGACGCTATAGATAATGATGAAGCGGAAGAGGAAACTGAAGATTTGACAAACCAG GTCCTTGATGAAATTGGAGTCGATGTTGCCTCACAG CTGTCAACAGCTCCCAAGGGCAAAGTTGCTGGAAAAAGGACCGAGGAATCAAGCAG TTCGGGGATTGATGAGCTGGAGAAGCGATTGGCTGCACTTAGAAATCCTTGA